A window from Sulfitobacter sp. OXR-159 encodes these proteins:
- the repB gene encoding plasmid partitioning protein RepB yields the protein MARKGILSSAPANVEQPEKPKSPAIEPNKSRGKANLMPRGAVGALQSSLNRMQENAVQELDGNLIDMAGVEDRLGTDTQAQKQLQESLRTYGQQVPVLVRPHPKTPGRFEIVYGRRRLQALKALGMPVKAMVRQLDDHALVMAQGQENTARQDLSFIEKASFAAQLDVGGHDRQTIADALSIDLPMVSRMLKVGHAFELPFLRQIGSAPSIGRDRWMALVKLFEQPAAKARADKRMSHADWEGFNSDERFEAIFAEASAQPEKAAASPAPSAKPRTLRSRDGKALADIRSGKRGVTVTVPARSAEGFDTWLDAHAEELLQEIHDRWQKTRA from the coding sequence ATGGCACGTAAAGGCATTTTATCTTCTGCACCGGCGAATGTTGAGCAGCCAGAAAAGCCTAAATCCCCCGCGATAGAGCCTAATAAGAGCCGGGGTAAGGCCAATTTAATGCCGCGCGGCGCGGTGGGGGCGCTTCAGTCTTCGTTGAACCGGATGCAAGAAAACGCGGTTCAGGAATTGGACGGCAATCTTATCGACATGGCTGGTGTCGAAGACCGTTTAGGCACTGATACGCAGGCTCAAAAGCAGCTGCAAGAAAGCCTCAGAACCTACGGGCAGCAGGTTCCTGTGCTCGTTCGACCCCACCCCAAAACCCCCGGCCGGTTTGAAATTGTCTACGGGCGGCGGCGGCTTCAGGCACTGAAAGCGCTTGGGATGCCCGTGAAGGCAATGGTCCGCCAGTTGGACGATCATGCGCTGGTAATGGCGCAGGGGCAGGAGAATACCGCGCGACAGGATCTGTCGTTTATCGAAAAGGCGAGCTTTGCTGCTCAGTTAGATGTGGGCGGGCATGACCGGCAGACAATCGCAGACGCGCTGTCGATCGATCTGCCGATGGTCAGTCGCATGCTCAAGGTTGGTCATGCGTTTGAGCTACCTTTTTTGCGCCAGATCGGTTCTGCCCCGTCCATCGGCCGGGACCGCTGGATGGCTTTGGTCAAGCTTTTTGAGCAACCCGCAGCAAAAGCGCGGGCGGACAAACGGATGTCGCACGCCGACTGGGAAGGGTTCAATTCAGATGAACGGTTCGAGGCGATCTTTGCCGAAGCCTCAGCCCAGCCCGAGAAAGCTGCCGCCTCCCCTGCCCCATCGGCCAAGCCCCGCACCCTTCGGAGCCGTGATGGCAAAGCTTTGGCGGACATTCGCAGCGGCAAACGTGGTGTCACGGTGACCGTCCCTGCCCGCTCTGCCGAGGGGTTTGATACATGGCTCGATGCGCATGCAGAAGAGCTTTTGCAAGAGATTCACGACCGCTGGCAAAAGACGCGCGCGTGA
- the repC gene encoding plasmid replication protein RepC yields the protein MENTFRTAFGRPKSATQVSCEGPDKWALLDRLTTAADCFELSHRTLTVLKALLSFLPSRHIPDGAAGIVFASNARLSERLHGMPESTLRRHLAQLVRTGLIARHDSPNRKRFARNRGGAIALAFGFDLSPLVVQSDLIEIAAEAAEVLRERLQALRDRVLVLRHALIRQGGAEGVADEAGRVLRRKPDEAALTLLENALREALESTASIVDEAEAEPVSPAPSTDQMIASDGENERHIQDSIKPYFDSEQQTGPKVALPHSADNIDSEGNEPKKGVTLAEVVAACKEVQSFFPEAMRNWSDIVRIGDQIAPMLGIDLPVLNEAKRDMGAESAAVTVLCLLEKAATIRSPGAYLRRLTQMARDGAFSLNPMVAALVNQRNCQLTI from the coding sequence ATGGAAAACACGTTCCGAACTGCGTTCGGGCGGCCGAAATCGGCTACCCAAGTGTCGTGCGAGGGGCCGGACAAATGGGCTTTGCTCGACCGGCTGACAACTGCGGCTGACTGTTTTGAATTGTCGCACCGCACCCTCACCGTATTAAAGGCGTTGCTCAGCTTTCTGCCGAGCCGTCATATTCCAGATGGCGCGGCAGGGATCGTATTTGCCTCGAATGCTCGGCTGTCCGAGCGGTTACACGGGATGCCAGAAAGCACGCTTCGACGGCATCTTGCCCAGCTTGTGCGTACTGGGCTTATTGCCCGGCACGATAGCCCCAATCGCAAACGCTTTGCACGAAACCGGGGCGGCGCGATTGCGCTGGCCTTTGGCTTTGACCTCTCCCCCCTTGTCGTTCAGTCAGACCTGATTGAGATCGCCGCTGAGGCAGCCGAAGTGCTACGTGAACGGCTGCAAGCGCTGAGGGACCGGGTGCTTGTTCTGAGGCACGCGCTGATCCGTCAGGGTGGTGCTGAAGGGGTGGCAGATGAGGCGGGGCGTGTTCTTCGACGTAAGCCGGATGAAGCGGCATTGACCCTGCTCGAGAATGCGTTACGTGAAGCGCTTGAGAGCACGGCCAGCATCGTTGATGAGGCCGAAGCAGAACCGGTTTCCCCTGCCCCATCTACAGACCAAATGATCGCCAGTGACGGCGAAAATGAGCGGCACATACAGGATTCAATTAAACCCTATTTTGACTCTGAACAGCAGACCGGTCCGAAAGTCGCTCTCCCTCACTCGGCTGACAACATTGACAGTGAAGGCAACGAGCCGAAGAAAGGGGTCACTTTGGCTGAGGTGGTCGCGGCTTGCAAAGAAGTTCAAAGTTTCTTCCCAGAAGCGATGCGCAATTGGAGCGATATTGTACGGATCGGAGATCAGATTGCCCCAATGCTGGGGATTGACCTGCCGGTCTTAAATGAGGCAAAACGGGACATGGGTGCGGAGAGCGCAGCGGTGACAGTCCTTTGTCTGTTAGAGAAAGCCGCGACCATCCGAAGCCCGGGCGCATATCTTCGCCGTTTGACCCAAATGGCCCGTGATGGCGCATTTTCCCTTAATCCCATGGTGGCGGCACTGGTAAATCAGCGCAATTGTCAGCTGACAATTTGA